In one window of Pieris brassicae chromosome 10, ilPieBrab1.1, whole genome shotgun sequence DNA:
- the LOC123714794 gene encoding fibroin heavy chain-like isoform X48: MVSCKVLLALALVTIVSSTPTFLHHHHHHDLRGGLSLKANLGLGISGGLNLIFGKHRLNNRVCDQDTHKLLLGYKKPRHIHDIYGLVPNLITGLGGIIDTHVDGYGSLLARLVIAYSRISVCLNIKPGSPTPPFCVRDFSQFGVKGCGKNALEIVQRFQVINAVQLVNAHIHKYTDGRGIGSTKGFIYVMFKIGLEIAQGIDNRQNINKNSFNWVFLQVTILIGAFGNSYKADLGASVSLGIIKTCHPILHKHGYPGVLHLWQEVNLIIKPCNGIRGPFNPIDDNDGDDKDIDLGDWNDDNDDDDNEGSSGTGKGVGQGQGNSNDGGSSGSGYGYGQGQGNSNNGGSSGTGKGVGQGQGNSNNGGNSGTGKGVGQGQGNSNIDGSSGTGKGVGQGQGNSNGAGSSGSGYGYGQGQGNSNGAGSSGSGYGYGQGQGNSNNGGSSGTGKGVGQGQGNSNAGGSSGSGYGYGQGQGNSNAGGSSGSGYGYGQGQGNSNDGGSSGSGYGYGQGQGNSNNGGSSGTGKGVGQGQGNSNNGGNSGTGKGVGQGQGNSNIDGSSGTGKGVGQGQGNSNGAGSSGSGYGYGQGQGNSNGAGSSGSGYGYGQGQGNSNNGGSSGTGKGVGQGQGNSNAGGSSGSGYGYGQGQGNSNNGGSSGTGKGVGQGQGNSNDGGSSGSGYGYGQGQGNSNNGGSSGSGYGYGQGQGNSNDDDSSGSGKGVGQGQGNSNNGGSSGTGKGVGQGQGNSNAGGSSGSGYGYGQGQGNSNDGGSSGSGYGYGQGQGNSNDDDSSGSGKGVGQGQGNSNDGGSSGSGYGYGQGQGNSNNGGSSGTGKGVGQGQGNSNAGGSSGSGNGYGQGQGNSNDGGSSGTGKGVGQGQGNSNDGGSSGSGYGQGQGNSNNGGSSGTGKGVGQGQGNSNDDDSSGSGKGVGQRQGNSNNGGSSGSGKGVGQEQGNSNDGGSSGSGKRFGQGQGNSKQGSDGFGFGFGFGSGQGSFKYGQCINVVAIPSFNGYRSNPFSSNYESGVSWAFIPESDFNGNNYRNSARIY; encoded by the exons ATGGTGTCTTGTAAAGTCCTCTTGGCTTTGGCCTTG GTCACCATAGTATCAAGTACTCCAACATTCCttcaccaccaccaccaccacgATCTTCGTGGTGGGCTAAGTCTTAAAGCAAAT CTTGGACTTGGTATTTCTGGAGGATTAAACTTGATATTTGGGAAACATAGAC taaacAACAGAGTATGCGACCAGGACACTCACAAATTATTGCTTGGATATA aaaaacctCGTCACATCCATGACATCTATGGATTGGTGCCGAATT TGATCACAGGATTGGGTGGCATCATTGATACACACGTTGATGGGt ATGGTTCTCTGCTCGCAAGAT TGGTGATTGCATACTCAAGAATCTCCGTGTGCCTCAATATTAAACCAG GATCTCCCACGCCGCCATTCTGCGTACGGGACTTCTCTCAGTTTGGAGTAAAAGGATGCGGAAAGAATGCTCTCGAAATAGTTCAGCGATTCCAAGTTATCAACGCGGTTCAACTCGTCAATGCTCACATCCACAAATACACCGATGGCAGAG GAATCGGTTCGACAAAGGGCTTCATTTACGTGATGTTCAAGATTGGTCTGGAAATTGCTCAGGGAATTGACA acagACAAAATATCAACAAGAATTCTTTCAACTGGGTGTTCCTGCAAG TTACCATATTGATCGGTGCTTTCGGGAACTCCTACAAAGCGGAct TGGGAGCTTCAGTTTCTTTGGGAATAATCAAGACATGCCACCCAATTCTTCACAAACACGGATATCCAG GCGTCTTGCACTTGTGGCAGGAAGTGAACCTTATAATAAAACCATGTAATGGTATCAGAGGACCATTTAATCCAATTGATGACAATGATGGTGACGATAAAGACATTGATTTAGGTGATTGGAATGATGATAATGATGACGATGATAATGAAGGCAGCTCTGGCACTGGAAAAGGCGTCGGACAAGGACAAGGCAACTCCAACGATGGTGGTAGCTCTGGCTCTGGATATGGATACGGACAAGGACAAGGCAACTCCAACAATGGAGGTAGCTCTGGCACTGGAAAAGGCGTCGGACAAGGACAAGGCAACTCCAACAATGGAGGTAACTCTGGCACTGGAAAAGGCGTCGGACAAGGACAAGGCAACTCCAACATTGATGGTAGCTCTGGCACTGGAAAAGGTGTGGGACAAGGACAAGGCAACTCCAACGGTGCTGGTAGCTCTGGCTCTGGATATGGATACGGACAAGGACAAGGCAACTCCAACGGTGCTGGTAGCTCTGGCTCTGGATATGGATACGGACAAGGACAAGGCAACTCCAACAATGGAGGTAGCTCTGGCACTGGAAAAGGCGTCGGACAAGGACAAGGCAACTCCAATGCTGGTGGTAGCTCTGGCTCTGGATATGGATACGGACAAGGACAAGGCAACTCCAATGCTGGTGGTAGCTCTGGCTCTGGATATGGATACGGACAAGGACAAGGCAACTCCAACGATGGTGGTAGCTCTGGCTCTGGATATGGATACGGACAAGGACAAGGCAACTCCAACAATGGAGGTAGCTCTGGCACTGGAAAAGGCGTCGGACAAGGACAAGGCAACTCCAACAATGGAGGTAACTCTGGCACTGGAAAAGGCGTCGGACAAGGACAAGGCAACTCCAACATTGATGGTAGCTCTGGCACTGGAAAAGGTGTGGGACAAGGACAAGGCAACTCCAACGGTGCTGGTAGCTCTGGCTCTGGATATGGATACGGACAAGGACAAGGCAACTCCAACGGTGCTGGTAGCTCTGGCTCTGGATATGGATACGGACAAGGACAAGGCAACTCCAACAATGGAGGTAGCTCTGGCACTGGAAAAGGCGTCGGACAAGGACAAGGCAACTCCAATGCTGGTGGTAGCTCTGGCTCTGGATATGGATACGGACAAGGACAAGGCAACTCCAACAATGGAGGTAGCTCTGGCACTGGAAAAGGCGTCGGACAAGGACAAGGCAACTCCAACGATGGTGGTAGCTCTGGCTCTGGATATGGATACGGACAAGGACAAGGCAACTCCAACAATGGAGGTAGCTCTGGCTCTGGATATGGATACGGACAAGGACAAGGCAACTCCAACGATGATGATAGCTCTGGCTCTGGAAAAGGTGTCGGACAAGGACAAG GCAACTCCAACAATGGAGGTAGCTCTGGCACTGGAAAAGGCGTCGGACAAGGACAAG GCAACTCCAACGCTGGTGGTAGCTCTGGCTCTGGATATGGATACGGACAAGGACAAGGCAACTCCAACGATGGTGGTAGCTCTGGCTCTGGATATGGATACGGACAAGGACAAGGCAACTCCAACGATGATGATAGCTCTGGCTCTGGAAAAGGTGTCGGACAAGGACAAGGCAACTCCAACGATGGTGGTAGCTCTGGCTCTGGATATGGATACGGACAAGGACAAGGCAACTCCAACAATGGTGGTAGCTCTGGCACTGGAAAAGGTGTGGGACAAGGACAAGGCAACTCCAACGCTGGTGGTAGCTCTGGCTCTGGAAATGGATACGGACAAGGACAAGGCAACTCCAACGATGGTGGTAGCTCTGGCACTGGAAAAGGCGTCGGACAAGGACAAGGCAACTCCAACGATGGTGGTAGCTCTGGCTCTGGATACGGACAAGGACAAGGCAACTCCAACAATGGTGGTAGCTCTGGCACTGGAAAAGGCGTCGGACAAGGACAAGGCAACTCCAACGATGATGATAGCTCTGGCTCTGGAAAAGGTGTCGGACAACGACAAGGCAACTCCAACAATGGTGGTAGCTCTGGCTCTGGAAAAGGTGTAGGACAAGAACAAGGTAACTCCAACGATGGTGGTAGCTCTGGCTCTGGAAAAAGATTCGGACAAGGACAAGGCAACTCCAAACAAGGCAGTGACGGCTTCGGATTCGGTTTTGGTTTCGGTTCTGGCCAAGGATCTTTTAAATATGGACAATGTATTAATGTGGTTGCTATTCCGTCTTTCAATGGTTATAGATCAAACCCATTCTCTAGCAACTATGAAAGTGGTGTTTCCTGGGCATTTATACCAGAGTCTGACTTCAATGGAAATAATTACAGAAACAGTgcaagaatttattaa
- the LOC123714794 gene encoding fibroin heavy chain-like isoform X44 has product MVSCKVLLALALVTIVSSTPTFLHHHHHHDLRGGLSLKANLGLGISGGLNLIFGKHRLNNRVCDQDTHKLLLGYKKPRHIHDIYGLVPNLITGLGGIIDTHVDGYGSLLARLVIAYSRISVCLNIKPGSPTPPFCVRDFSQFGVKGCGKNALEIVQRFQVINAVQLVNAHIHKYTDGRGIGSTKGFIYVMFKIGLEIAQGIDNRQNINKNSFNWVFLQVTILIGAFGNSYKADLGASVSLGIIKTCHPILHKHGYPGVLHLWQEVNLIIKPCNGIRGPFNPIDDNDGDDKDIDLGDWNDDNDDDDNEGSSGTGKGVGQGQGNSNDGGSSGSGYGYGQGQGNSNNGGSSGTGKGVGQGQGNSNNGGNSGTGKGVGQGQGNSNIDGSSGTGKGVGQGQGNSNGAGSSGSGYGYGQGQGNSNGAGSSGSGYGYGQGQGNSNNGGSSGTGKGVGQGQGNSNAGGSSGSGYGYGQGQGNSNAGGSSGSGYGYGQGQGNSNDGGSSGSGYGYGQGQGNSNNGGSSGTGKGVGQGQGNSNNGGNSGTGKGVGQGQGNSNNGGSSGTGKGVGQGQGNSNDDDSSGSGKGVGQGQGNSNNGGSSGSGKGVGQGQGNSNDGGSSGSGYGYGQGQANSNNGGSSGTGQGFGQGQGNSNAGGSSGSGYGYGQGQGNSNDDDSSGSGKGVGQGQGNSNDGGSSGSGYGYGQGQGNSNNGGSSGTGKGVGQGQGNSNDDDSSGSGKGVGQGQGNSNNGGSSGSGKGVGQGQGNSNAGGSSGSGYGYGQGQGNSNDGGSSGSGYGYGQGQGNSNDDDSSGSGKGVGQGQGNSNDGGSSGSGYGYGQGQGNSNNGGSSGTGKGVGQGQGNSNAGGSSGSGNGYGQGQGNSNDGGSSGTGKGVGQGQGNSNDGGSSGSGYGQGQGNSNNGGSSGTGKGVGQGQGNSNDDDSSGSGKGVGQRQGNSNNGGSSGSGKGVGQEQGNSNDGGSSGSGKRFGQGQGNSKQGSDGFGFGFGFGSGQGSFKYGQCINVVAIPSFNGYRSNPFSSNYESGVSWAFIPESDFNGNNYRNSARIY; this is encoded by the exons ATGGTGTCTTGTAAAGTCCTCTTGGCTTTGGCCTTG GTCACCATAGTATCAAGTACTCCAACATTCCttcaccaccaccaccaccacgATCTTCGTGGTGGGCTAAGTCTTAAAGCAAAT CTTGGACTTGGTATTTCTGGAGGATTAAACTTGATATTTGGGAAACATAGAC taaacAACAGAGTATGCGACCAGGACACTCACAAATTATTGCTTGGATATA aaaaacctCGTCACATCCATGACATCTATGGATTGGTGCCGAATT TGATCACAGGATTGGGTGGCATCATTGATACACACGTTGATGGGt ATGGTTCTCTGCTCGCAAGAT TGGTGATTGCATACTCAAGAATCTCCGTGTGCCTCAATATTAAACCAG GATCTCCCACGCCGCCATTCTGCGTACGGGACTTCTCTCAGTTTGGAGTAAAAGGATGCGGAAAGAATGCTCTCGAAATAGTTCAGCGATTCCAAGTTATCAACGCGGTTCAACTCGTCAATGCTCACATCCACAAATACACCGATGGCAGAG GAATCGGTTCGACAAAGGGCTTCATTTACGTGATGTTCAAGATTGGTCTGGAAATTGCTCAGGGAATTGACA acagACAAAATATCAACAAGAATTCTTTCAACTGGGTGTTCCTGCAAG TTACCATATTGATCGGTGCTTTCGGGAACTCCTACAAAGCGGAct TGGGAGCTTCAGTTTCTTTGGGAATAATCAAGACATGCCACCCAATTCTTCACAAACACGGATATCCAG GCGTCTTGCACTTGTGGCAGGAAGTGAACCTTATAATAAAACCATGTAATGGTATCAGAGGACCATTTAATCCAATTGATGACAATGATGGTGACGATAAAGACATTGATTTAGGTGATTGGAATGATGATAATGATGACGATGATAATGAAGGCAGCTCTGGCACTGGAAAAGGCGTCGGACAAGGACAAGGCAACTCCAACGATGGTGGTAGCTCTGGCTCTGGATATGGATACGGACAAGGACAAGGCAACTCCAACAATGGAGGTAGCTCTGGCACTGGAAAAGGCGTCGGACAAGGACAAGGCAACTCCAACAATGGAGGTAACTCTGGCACTGGAAAAGGCGTCGGACAAGGACAAGGCAACTCCAACATTGATGGTAGCTCTGGCACTGGAAAAGGTGTGGGACAAGGACAAGGCAACTCCAACGGTGCTGGTAGCTCTGGCTCTGGATATGGATACGGACAAGGACAAGGCAACTCCAACGGTGCTGGTAGCTCTGGCTCTGGATATGGATACGGACAAGGACAAGGCAACTCCAACAATGGAGGTAGCTCTGGCACTGGAAAAGGCGTCGGACAAGGACAAGGCAACTCCAATGCTGGTGGTAGCTCTGGCTCTGGATATGGATACGGACAAGGACAAGGCAACTCCAATGCTGGTGGTAGCTCTGGCTCTGGATATGGATACGGACAAGGACAAGGCAACTCCAACGATGGTGGTAGCTCTGGCTCTGGATATGGATACGGACAAGGACAAGGCAACTCCAACAATGGAGGTAGCTCTGGCACTGGAAAAGGCGTCGGACAAGGACAAGGCAACTCCAACAATGGAGGTAACTCTGGCACTGGAAAAGGCGTCGGACAAGGACAAG GCAACTCCAACAATGGAGGTAGCTCTGGCACTGGAAAAGGCGTCGGACAAGGACAAG GCAACTCCAACGATGATGATAGCTCTGGCTCTGGAAAAGGTGTCGGACAAGGACAAGGCAACTCCAACAATGGTGGTAGCTCTGGCTCTGGAAAAGGTGTAGGACAAGGACAAGGTAACTCCAACGATGGTGGTAGCTCTGGCTCTGGATATGGATACGGACAAGGACAAGCCAACTCCAACAATGGTGGTAGCTCTGGCACTGGACAAG GCTTCGGACAAGGACAAGGCAACTCCAATGCTGGTGGTAGCTCTGGCTCTGGATATGGATACGGACAAGGACAAGGCAACTCCAACGATGATGATAGCTCTGGCTCTGGAAAAGGTGTCGGACAAGGACAAGGCAACTCCAACGATGGTGGTAGCTCTGGCTCTGGATATGGATACGGACAAGGACAAGGCAACTCCAACAATGGAGGTAGCTCTGGCACTGGAAAAGGCGTCGGACAAGGACAAGGCAACTCCAACGATGATGATAGCTCTGGCTCTGGAAAAGGTGTCGGACAAGGACAAGGCAACTCCAACAATGGTGGTAGCTCTGGCTCTGGAAAAGGTGTGGGACAAGGACAAGGCAACTCCAACGCTGGTGGTAGCTCTGGCTCTGGATATGGATACGGACAAGGACAAGGCAACTCCAACGATGGTGGTAGCTCTGGCTCTGGATATGGATACGGACAAGGACAAGGCAACTCCAACGATGATGATAGCTCTGGCTCTGGAAAAGGTGTCGGACAAGGACAAGGCAACTCCAACGATGGTGGTAGCTCTGGCTCTGGATATGGATACGGACAAGGACAAGGCAACTCCAACAATGGTGGTAGCTCTGGCACTGGAAAAGGTGTGGGACAAGGACAAGGCAACTCCAACGCTGGTGGTAGCTCTGGCTCTGGAAATGGATACGGACAAGGACAAGGCAACTCCAACGATGGTGGTAGCTCTGGCACTGGAAAAGGCGTCGGACAAGGACAAGGCAACTCCAACGATGGTGGTAGCTCTGGCTCTGGATACGGACAAGGACAAGGCAACTCCAACAATGGTGGTAGCTCTGGCACTGGAAAAGGCGTCGGACAAGGACAAGGCAACTCCAACGATGATGATAGCTCTGGCTCTGGAAAAGGTGTCGGACAACGACAAGGCAACTCCAACAATGGTGGTAGCTCTGGCTCTGGAAAAGGTGTAGGACAAGAACAAGGTAACTCCAACGATGGTGGTAGCTCTGGCTCTGGAAAAAGATTCGGACAAGGACAAGGCAACTCCAAACAAGGCAGTGACGGCTTCGGATTCGGTTTTGGTTTCGGTTCTGGCCAAGGATCTTTTAAATATGGACAATGTATTAATGTGGTTGCTATTCCGTCTTTCAATGGTTATAGATCAAACCCATTCTCTAGCAACTATGAAAGTGGTGTTTCCTGGGCATTTATACCAGAGTCTGACTTCAATGGAAATAATTACAGAAACAGTgcaagaatttattaa
- the LOC123714794 gene encoding fibroin heavy chain-like isoform X39, with the protein MVSCKVLLALALVTIVSSTPTFLHHHHHHDLRGGLSLKANLGLGISGGLNLIFGKHRLNNRVCDQDTHKLLLGYKKPRHIHDIYGLVPNLITGLGGIIDTHVDGYGSLLARLVIAYSRISVCLNIKPGSPTPPFCVRDFSQFGVKGCGKNALEIVQRFQVINAVQLVNAHIHKYTDGRGIGSTKGFIYVMFKIGLEIAQGIDNRQNINKNSFNWVFLQVTILIGAFGNSYKADLGASVSLGIIKTCHPILHKHGYPGVLHLWQEVNLIIKPCNGIRGPFNPIDDNDGDDKDIDLGDWNDDNDDDDNEGSSGTGKGVGQGQGNSNDGGSSGSGYGYGQGQGNSNNGGSSGTGKGVGQGQGNSNNGGNSGTGKGVGQGQGNSNIDGSSGTGKGVGQGQGNSNGAGSSGSGYGYGQGQGNSNGAGSSGSGYGYGQGQGNSNNGGSSGTGKGVGQGQGNSNAGGSSGSGYGYGQGQGNSNAGGSSGSGYGYGQGQGNSNDGGSSGSGYGYGQGQGNSNNGGSSGTGKGVGQGQGNSNNGGNSGTGKGVGQGQGNSNIDGSSGTGKGVGQGQGNSNGAGSSGSGYGYGQGQGNSNGAGSSGSGYGYGQGQGNSNNGGSSGTGKGVGQGQGNSNAGGSSGSGYGYGQGQGNSNNGGSSGTGKGVGQGQGNSNDGGSSGSGYGYGQGQGNSNNGGSSGSGYGYGQGQGNSNDDDSSGSGKGVGQGQGNSNNGGSSGSGKGVGQGQGNSNDGGSSGSGYGYGQGQANSNNGGSSGTGQGFGQGQGNSNAGGSSGSGYGYGQGQGNSNDDDSSGSGKGVGQGQGNSNDGGSSGSGYGYGQGQGNSNNGGSSGTGKGVGQGQGNSNDDDSSGSGKGVGQGQGNSNNGGSSGSGKGVGQGQGNSNAGGSSGSGYGYGQGQGNSNDGGSSGSGYGYGQGQGNSNNGGSSGTGKGVGQGQGNSNDDDSSGSGKGVGQRQGNSNNGGSSGSGKGVGQEQGNSNDGGSSGSGKRFGQGQGNSKQGSDGFGFGFGFGSGQGSFKYGQCINVVAIPSFNGYRSNPFSSNYESGVSWAFIPESDFNGNNYRNSARIY; encoded by the exons ATGGTGTCTTGTAAAGTCCTCTTGGCTTTGGCCTTG GTCACCATAGTATCAAGTACTCCAACATTCCttcaccaccaccaccaccacgATCTTCGTGGTGGGCTAAGTCTTAAAGCAAAT CTTGGACTTGGTATTTCTGGAGGATTAAACTTGATATTTGGGAAACATAGAC taaacAACAGAGTATGCGACCAGGACACTCACAAATTATTGCTTGGATATA aaaaacctCGTCACATCCATGACATCTATGGATTGGTGCCGAATT TGATCACAGGATTGGGTGGCATCATTGATACACACGTTGATGGGt ATGGTTCTCTGCTCGCAAGAT TGGTGATTGCATACTCAAGAATCTCCGTGTGCCTCAATATTAAACCAG GATCTCCCACGCCGCCATTCTGCGTACGGGACTTCTCTCAGTTTGGAGTAAAAGGATGCGGAAAGAATGCTCTCGAAATAGTTCAGCGATTCCAAGTTATCAACGCGGTTCAACTCGTCAATGCTCACATCCACAAATACACCGATGGCAGAG GAATCGGTTCGACAAAGGGCTTCATTTACGTGATGTTCAAGATTGGTCTGGAAATTGCTCAGGGAATTGACA acagACAAAATATCAACAAGAATTCTTTCAACTGGGTGTTCCTGCAAG TTACCATATTGATCGGTGCTTTCGGGAACTCCTACAAAGCGGAct TGGGAGCTTCAGTTTCTTTGGGAATAATCAAGACATGCCACCCAATTCTTCACAAACACGGATATCCAG GCGTCTTGCACTTGTGGCAGGAAGTGAACCTTATAATAAAACCATGTAATGGTATCAGAGGACCATTTAATCCAATTGATGACAATGATGGTGACGATAAAGACATTGATTTAGGTGATTGGAATGATGATAATGATGACGATGATAATGAAGGCAGCTCTGGCACTGGAAAAGGCGTCGGACAAGGACAAGGCAACTCCAACGATGGTGGTAGCTCTGGCTCTGGATATGGATACGGACAAGGACAAGGCAACTCCAACAATGGAGGTAGCTCTGGCACTGGAAAAGGCGTCGGACAAGGACAAGGCAACTCCAACAATGGAGGTAACTCTGGCACTGGAAAAGGCGTCGGACAAGGACAAGGCAACTCCAACATTGATGGTAGCTCTGGCACTGGAAAAGGTGTGGGACAAGGACAAGGCAACTCCAACGGTGCTGGTAGCTCTGGCTCTGGATATGGATACGGACAAGGACAAGGCAACTCCAACGGTGCTGGTAGCTCTGGCTCTGGATATGGATACGGACAAGGACAAGGCAACTCCAACAATGGAGGTAGCTCTGGCACTGGAAAAGGCGTCGGACAAGGACAAGGCAACTCCAATGCTGGTGGTAGCTCTGGCTCTGGATATGGATACGGACAAGGACAAGGCAACTCCAATGCTGGTGGTAGCTCTGGCTCTGGATATGGATACGGACAAGGACAAGGCAACTCCAACGATGGTGGTAGCTCTGGCTCTGGATATGGATACGGACAAGGACAAGGCAACTCCAACAATGGAGGTAGCTCTGGCACTGGAAAAGGCGTCGGACAAGGACAAGGCAACTCCAACAATGGAGGTAACTCTGGCACTGGAAAAGGCGTCGGACAAGGACAAGGCAACTCCAACATTGATGGTAGCTCTGGCACTGGAAAAGGTGTGGGACAAGGACAAGGCAACTCCAACGGTGCTGGTAGCTCTGGCTCTGGATATGGATACGGACAAGGACAAGGCAACTCCAACGGTGCTGGTAGCTCTGGCTCTGGATATGGATACGGACAAGGACAAGGCAACTCCAACAATGGAGGTAGCTCTGGCACTGGAAAAGGCGTCGGACAAGGACAAGGCAACTCCAATGCTGGTGGTAGCTCTGGCTCTGGATATGGATACGGACAAGGACAAGGCAACTCCAACAATGGAGGTAGCTCTGGCACTGGAAAAGGCGTCGGACAAGGACAAGGCAACTCCAACGATGGTGGTAGCTCTGGCTCTGGATATGGATACGGACAAGGACAAGGCAACTCCAACAATGGAGGTAGCTCTGGCTCTGGATATGGATACGGACAAGGACAAGGCAACTCCAACGATGATGATAGCTCTGGCTCTGGAAAAGGTGTCGGACAAGGACAAGGCAACTCCAACAATGGTGGTAGCTCTGGCTCTGGAAAAGGTGTAGGACAAGGACAAGGTAACTCCAACGATGGTGGTAGCTCTGGCTCTGGATATGGATACGGACAAGGACAAGCCAACTCCAACAATGGTGGTAGCTCTGGCACTGGACAAG GCTTCGGACAAGGACAAGGCAACTCCAATGCTGGTGGTAGCTCTGGCTCTGGATATGGATACGGACAAGGACAAGGCAACTCCAACGATGATGATAGCTCTGGCTCTGGAAAAGGTGTCGGACAAGGACAAGGCAACTCCAACGATGGTGGTAGCTCTGGCTCTGGATATGGATACGGACAAGGACAAGGCAACTCCAACAATGGAGGTAGCTCTGGCACTGGAAAAGGCGTCGGACAAGGACAAGGCAACTCCAACGATGATGATAGCTCTGGCTCTGGAAAAGGTGTCGGACAAGGACAAGGCAACTCCAACAATGGTGGTAGCTCTGGCTCTGGAAAAGGTGTGGGACAAGGACAAGGCAACTCCAACGCTGGTGGTAGCTCTGGCTCTGGATATGGATACGGACAAGGACAAGGCAACTCCAACGATGGTGGTAGCTCTGGCTCTGGATATGGATACGGACAAGGACAAG GCAACTCCAACAATGGTGGTAGCTCTGGCACTGGAAAAGGCGTCGGACAAGGACAAGGCAACTCCAACGATGATGATAGCTCTGGCTCTGGAAAAGGTGTCGGACAACGACAAGGCAACTCCAACAATGGTGGTAGCTCTGGCTCTGGAAAAGGTGTAGGACAAGAACAAGGTAACTCCAACGATGGTGGTAGCTCTGGCTCTGGAAAAAGATTCGGACAAGGACAAGGCAACTCCAAACAAGGCAGTGACGGCTTCGGATTCGGTTTTGGTTTCGGTTCTGGCCAAGGATCTTTTAAATATGGACAATGTATTAATGTGGTTGCTATTCCGTCTTTCAATGGTTATAGATCAAACCCATTCTCTAGCAACTATGAAAGTGGTGTTTCCTGGGCATTTATACCAGAGTCTGACTTCAATGGAAATAATTACAGAAACAGTgcaagaatttattaa